A single window of Sphingobacteriales bacterium DNA harbors:
- a CDS encoding lytic transglycosylase domain-containing protein, with protein sequence MLKTKTFRRTTLAVGIVLLLSAAKGTAPQNYPMNAKAVEQEIRKKSSELKYSYHRTVWYQLQYLYDHVERYKVEQVLARSEEYFPMIEEVFTLYELPLELKYMAVIESWLNPLAKSPAGAVGLWQFMPTTARNYGLEVSNCIDERRDPYKSTIAAAKYLKDMERNLGGNWLLAIASYNCGEGRMQEAIEKLEQNGKKIRRRSFWDIREQLPTETQGYVPAFIATAFLMEHYQQWGFWGKWIDDEPIHAYTLSIEEPALLTEIAMDAGVDYDDLKKLNPTLVSNRLECVSLPLDIKMPMKNPNLEIDALPELQIDEVLSHIDYDYLDASPLHPSVVQAVEEHFTTFLDLPLIEIESEEAVVE encoded by the coding sequence ATGTTAAAAACAAAAACTTTTCGTCGCACCACGCTGGCAGTTGGCATAGTGTTGTTGTTGAGTGCGGCAAAGGGAACAGCTCCTCAGAATTACCCGATGAATGCCAAAGCGGTGGAGCAAGAAATTAGAAAAAAATCCTCAGAACTCAAGTATTCCTACCACCGCACGGTGTGGTATCAACTGCAATATTTGTACGACCACGTAGAACGATACAAAGTGGAGCAGGTACTGGCACGCTCGGAAGAGTATTTCCCGATGATAGAAGAAGTATTTACGCTCTACGAATTGCCTTTGGAATTGAAATATATGGCAGTGATAGAATCGTGGCTCAATCCGCTTGCCAAATCGCCGGCGGGAGCAGTGGGTTTGTGGCAATTTATGCCCACTACCGCCCGCAACTATGGTTTGGAAGTGAGTAATTGTATTGACGAACGCCGCGACCCCTACAAATCAACCATTGCCGCCGCCAAATACTTAAAAGATATGGAGCGCAACTTAGGCGGCAACTGGCTGCTCGCTATTGCCTCCTACAATTGTGGCGAAGGACGCATGCAGGAAGCCATTGAAAAATTAGAACAGAATGGAAAAAAAATCCGCCGCCGCAGTTTTTGGGATATACGCGAGCAACTGCCCACCGAAACACAGGGCTATGTGCCGGCTTTTATCGCCACCGCTTTTTTGATGGAACACTACCAGCAATGGGGTTTTTGGGGAAAATGGATAGATGACGAGCCGATACACGCCTACACACTGAGTATAGAAGAACCCGCCCTGCTCACCGAAATAGCGATGGACGCAGGCGTTGATTATGACGATTTAAAGAAACTCAACCCCACTTTGGTCAGCAACCGCCTTGAATGTGTGAGTTTGCCCCTAGATATAAAAATGCCGATGAAAAACCCGAATTTGGAGATAGATGCATTGCCCGAACTGCAAATAGACGAGGTGTTGTCGCATATTGATTACGACTATTTAGATGCCTCGCCGCTACACCCCAGCGTAGTGCAGGCTGTGGAGGAGCATTTTACTACTTTTCTGGATTTGCCCCTGATTGAAATAGAAAGCGAAGAAGCAGTTGTTGAATAA
- a CDS encoding PKD domain-containing protein, giving the protein MKKYDHFFGIFFLILLLLGNSCGKDEDNDTPDTQEPTIELSLTVDKLFGQVQEEFKFTLSLQNSSSVEVENLVWNFGDGDSISTNFQNFDRWHTYQEPGYYWASVKAFTADNKVYKDSVQIQVLANNSYRITSIKMLQFPARSDLDPDYDWDYEYYPEGSAARRADLTFSLDKSTQQTVPVYSSSLTPVIAQSTTITDAIVPCTWTLSNSDFPIINYNTIPSLVFDFFDNDMSEGSSNPHHGISSDVFVNMKLYSADKPTTVLVTDGDFKFELQVIWY; this is encoded by the coding sequence ATGAAAAAATACGATCATTTTTTTGGCATCTTTTTTTTGATATTGCTGCTTTTGGGCAACAGTTGCGGAAAAGATGAAGATAATGATACCCCCGATACGCAAGAGCCAACGATTGAACTTTCGCTTACTGTTGATAAATTATTCGGACAGGTACAAGAAGAATTCAAATTTACCCTGTCTTTGCAAAATAGCAGCTCTGTGGAAGTAGAAAATTTGGTTTGGAATTTCGGAGACGGTGATTCTATCTCTACCAACTTCCAAAACTTTGACCGATGGCACACTTACCAAGAGCCCGGTTATTACTGGGCGAGTGTCAAGGCTTTTACAGCGGATAATAAAGTATATAAAGACAGCGTGCAAATACAGGTACTGGCGAATAATTCATATCGCATTACAAGTATTAAGATGTTGCAATTTCCGGCACGCAGCGATTTAGACCCCGACTACGACTGGGATTATGAATATTATCCCGAAGGGTCGGCAGCACGTCGCGCCGATTTAACTTTTTCTCTTGATAAGAGTACCCAGCAAACTGTACCTGTTTATTCTTCTTCTTTGACCCCTGTTATTGCGCAAAGTACTACCATTACAGATGCTATAGTGCCTTGCACTTGGACATTGAGCAACAGTGATTTTCCTATTATCAACTATAACACAATCCCTTCTTTGGTATTTGATTTTTTTGATAATGATATGTCCGAAGGCAGTAGTAATCCACATCACGGCATAAGTAGTGATGTGTTTGTAAATATGAAATTGTACAGTGCCGACAAGCCGACCACAGTATTGGTTACTGATGGAGATTTTAAATTTGAATTACAGGTAATCTGGTATTGA